One segment of Deinococcus aerius DNA contains the following:
- a CDS encoding DUF4384 domain-containing protein, protein MRTAFLLGALALGLSSCTISVRSNLGLVGSESNLIADLRPDRGQGATYYVGEPVRFRLTTRTAGYVTLVALQSNGYASTLVRNAYVPAGTTVFPRPQDGVTYNVAAPTGLQRVRAIFTRVRPATDLVLSGTYDNGRWNTVTTTYIEPYPVADRDVQETYLYIR, encoded by the coding sequence ATGCGTACCGCCTTTCTGCTCGGCGCTCTGGCCCTCGGCCTGAGTTCCTGCACCATCTCCGTCCGCTCGAACCTCGGCCTGGTGGGCAGTGAGAGCAACCTGATCGCCGACCTGCGCCCGGACAGGGGACAGGGCGCCACCTACTATGTGGGCGAGCCCGTCCGCTTCCGGCTGACCACCCGGACGGCCGGGTATGTCACCCTGGTGGCGCTCCAATCCAACGGGTACGCCAGCACCCTGGTCCGCAATGCCTACGTTCCGGCGGGCACGACCGTCTTCCCCCGCCCGCAGGACGGGGTGACCTACAACGTCGCCGCGCCCACCGGCCTCCAACGCGTGCGGGCCATCTTCACCCGCGTGCGCCCCGCGACCGACCTCGTGCTGAGCGGCACCTACGATAACGGTCGCTGGAACACCGTCACCACCACGTACATCGAGCCCTACCCCGTGGCCGACCGGGACGTGCAGGAAACCTACCTCTACATCCGCTAA
- a CDS encoding nucleotide pyrophosphohydrolase, translated as MSLTFEEARRRVDAYIGQFEEGYFPPLLLMARLAEETGEVARVIAHGNGKTPKPGEDAGDLEMELADLLFVMICMANERGLSLERGFTRMMEKIETRDADRWTRKEAGR; from the coding sequence ATGAGTCTGACCTTCGAGGAAGCCCGGCGGCGCGTGGACGCCTACATCGGCCAGTTCGAGGAGGGGTACTTTCCGCCGCTGCTGCTCATGGCCCGCCTGGCCGAGGAGACGGGCGAGGTCGCGCGGGTCATCGCGCACGGGAACGGCAAGACGCCCAAGCCCGGTGAGGACGCGGGCGACCTGGAGATGGAACTCGCCGACCTGCTCTTCGTGATGATCTGCATGGCGAACGAGCGCGGCCTGAGCCTGGAGCGCGGCTTTACGCGCATGATGGAGAAGATCGAGACCCGGGACGCGGACCGCTGGACCCGGAAGGAGGCAGGCCGATGA
- a CDS encoding YfiT family bacillithiol transferase, with protein sequence MTDPRYPLGPMPQPLALTPGERQEATRAIRALPDELRQLVEGQPDTVLDTAYRDGGWTVRQVVHHIADSHMNAVVRLKLALTEANPTVKPYEEGDWARLPDMGLPVEPSLSLLAGLHARWTALLETLTPEGWTREWTHPAQGRTYTVDTLAAMYAWHGRHHLAHIRRVTG encoded by the coding sequence ATGACCGACCCCCGTTATCCTCTCGGGCCGATGCCGCAGCCCCTCGCGCTCACGCCGGGGGAGAGGCAGGAGGCCACCAGGGCCATCCGCGCCCTGCCTGATGAACTGCGCCAGTTGGTTGAAGGTCAACCAGACACGGTTCTCGACACGGCATACAGAGACGGCGGCTGGACGGTCCGGCAGGTCGTCCACCACATCGCCGACAGCCACATGAACGCCGTGGTGCGGCTCAAACTCGCCTTGACCGAAGCCAACCCGACCGTGAAGCCCTACGAGGAGGGGGACTGGGCGAGGCTGCCGGACATGGGGCTGCCGGTAGAGCCCAGCCTGAGCCTGCTGGCAGGTCTGCACGCGCGTTGGACGGCGCTGCTGGAAACCCTGACGCCGGAGGGCTGGACCCGCGAGTGGACGCATCCCGCGCAGGGGCGGACCTATACGGTGGATACGCTCGCCGCGATGTACGCCTGGCACGGGCGGCACCATCTGGCGCACATCCGCCGGGTGACGGGCTGA
- a CDS encoding Nudix hydrolase: MQYDKTFHIPVPLRSAGVVILNDRGEVLLVREGKPGSAGLWHIPAGAVEEGEHPRDTAVREAYEETGLTVRPLRLLDVLLGRFPDGALIQRFAWLAEVVGEGDVPAPLPDFAQEVREARYFPHAEVKAMYERGELRMHHTWLFV, encoded by the coding sequence GTGCAGTACGACAAAACCTTTCACATCCCCGTGCCGCTGCGCTCGGCGGGCGTCGTCATCCTCAACGACCGGGGCGAGGTGCTGCTCGTCCGCGAGGGGAAGCCGGGCAGCGCGGGCCTGTGGCACATCCCCGCCGGAGCGGTGGAGGAAGGTGAGCATCCCCGGGACACCGCCGTCCGCGAGGCGTACGAGGAAACTGGGCTGACGGTGCGCCCCCTGCGCCTTCTCGACGTGCTGCTGGGCCGCTTCCCCGACGGCGCCCTGATCCAGCGTTTCGCGTGGCTGGCGGAGGTGGTGGGTGAGGGCGATGTTCCTGCCCCGCTCCCCGACTTCGCCCAGGAGGTGCGGGAAGCCCGCTACTTTCCCCATGCCGAGGTGAAGGCCATGTACGAGCGCGGCGAGTTGCGGATGCACCACACTTGGCTGTTCGTGTAG
- a CDS encoding 2'-5' RNA ligase family protein — protein MKLEPMFIVLEIDEPVRTQVIQLRKSCKDAFRASLPAEITLTGSSGVGPLTLEQSIEDIATALDKVAADTPRFQAQFGPMLRFPETDLFVLTLRDETPFHALHDQLTRSGLQFKPSAFPFKPHCTVSGNPVTAEEAARRLQLTLPAAFTLSMLALYGLQDGQVTRMHSTQLTVPA, from the coding sequence ATGAAACTCGAACCCATGTTTATCGTGCTGGAGATTGACGAGCCAGTGCGAACACAAGTCATCCAACTCCGTAAGTCCTGTAAGGACGCGTTCCGGGCTTCACTGCCAGCGGAGATCACTCTGACCGGGTCGAGTGGCGTTGGCCCACTCACGCTAGAGCAATCTATCGAAGACATAGCCACAGCTTTAGACAAGGTGGCAGCTGACACACCACGGTTTCAGGCTCAGTTCGGCCCCATGTTGCGTTTTCCAGAAACGGACTTGTTCGTCCTGACCCTACGGGATGAGACGCCGTTCCACGCGCTCCACGATCAATTGACCAGGAGTGGTCTCCAATTCAAACCGAGCGCCTTCCCGTTCAAGCCCCATTGCACGGTCAGCGGCAATCCCGTGACGGCTGAAGAAGCCGCACGACGTCTCCAGTTAACGCTTCCCGCTGCGTTTACGTTGAGTATGCTTGCTCTGTACGGTCTTCAAGACGGTCAAGTCACGAGAATGCACTCAACCCAGTTGACGGTGCCAGCGTAA
- the era gene encoding GTPase Era: protein MTDQSSPTPETNEVQTHSGFVAIVGKPNVGKSTLLNAFLNTKVAPTSPRPQTTRRGVRGIHTTDTHQIVFVDTPGLHKPKDALGKYMNQEVHSALSDVDVILWVVDLRHPPTDEDGLVAHQVRDLPKPLFLIGNKVDAAKYPDEAMKLYRALLEGRSAETHETTLSAQNHPEAVATLREQILDALPENPFFFPRGAASDQTREQWAAEIIREEAMKKLREELPYAVATRVTNWTEREDGLQRIEAEIVVEKNAHKGMVIGAGGKMLREIGQAARKQLEVFLNRKVFLGLEVIVIPGWREDEEALRELGYE from the coding sequence ATGACGGACCAGTCCTCCCCCACCCCCGAGACGAACGAGGTGCAGACGCACAGCGGCTTCGTCGCCATCGTGGGCAAGCCGAACGTCGGCAAGAGCACGCTGCTCAACGCCTTCCTGAACACCAAGGTTGCCCCCACCAGCCCCCGCCCGCAGACCACCCGCCGGGGCGTGCGCGGCATCCACACGACCGACACGCACCAGATCGTCTTCGTGGACACGCCGGGCCTGCACAAGCCCAAGGACGCGCTGGGCAAGTACATGAACCAGGAGGTCCACAGCGCCCTCTCGGACGTGGACGTGATCCTCTGGGTCGTGGACCTGCGCCACCCGCCCACCGACGAGGACGGGCTCGTCGCCCATCAGGTGCGCGACCTGCCCAAGCCTCTCTTCCTGATCGGGAACAAGGTGGACGCCGCCAAGTATCCCGACGAGGCGATGAAGCTCTACCGCGCCCTGCTGGAGGGCCGCAGCGCTGAGACGCACGAGACCACGCTCAGCGCCCAGAACCACCCCGAGGCGGTCGCCACCCTGCGCGAGCAGATTCTCGACGCGCTGCCCGAAAACCCCTTCTTCTTCCCGCGCGGCGCGGCCTCCGACCAGACCCGCGAGCAGTGGGCCGCCGAGATCATCCGCGAGGAGGCGATGAAGAAGCTGCGCGAGGAGCTGCCCTACGCCGTCGCCACCCGCGTCACGAACTGGACCGAGCGCGAGGACGGCCTGCAACGCATCGAGGCCGAGATCGTCGTGGAGAAGAACGCCCACAAGGGCATGGTGATCGGCGCGGGCGGCAAGATGCTGCGCGAGATCGGCCAGGCCGCCCGCAAGCAGCTCGAGGTCTTCCTGAACCGCAAGGTCTTTCTGGGCCTGGAAGTCATCGTGATCCCCGGCTGGCGCGAGGACGAGGAGGCGCTGCGGGAACTCGGGTACGAGTGA
- a CDS encoding YIP1 family protein — MTTPSPLQARLSDMFGQSVAVLSRPSPATFELFERRGGTQQALTYVLLAALVSAVIAAIFAPFHANVTVIGQFITRLILIPVQFAVFTGLVYLIGKYLFRGTGTYPEVAYSFALFFVPLSIIGTVLGIIPILGWIVGVLISAVMIFFGFLAVQSSMNLRDTVSGAVTLILAGIANWAVQAFLLALILAPFVR; from the coding sequence ATGACCACCCCCTCTCCCTTGCAGGCCCGGCTGTCGGATATGTTCGGCCAGAGCGTCGCGGTTCTTTCCCGCCCCAGCCCCGCAACCTTCGAGCTGTTCGAGCGCCGGGGAGGAACGCAGCAGGCCCTGACGTACGTGCTGCTCGCCGCCCTAGTATCCGCCGTGATCGCCGCGATCTTCGCCCCCTTCCACGCCAACGTGACCGTGATCGGGCAGTTCATCACCCGCCTGATCCTGATTCCGGTCCAGTTCGCGGTCTTTACCGGACTGGTGTACCTGATCGGCAAGTATCTGTTCCGGGGCACCGGCACCTACCCCGAGGTCGCGTACTCCTTCGCGCTGTTCTTTGTGCCCCTGAGCATCATCGGCACCGTGCTGGGCATCATCCCCATCCTGGGCTGGATCGTGGGCGTCCTGATCTCAGCCGTGATGATTTTCTTCGGCTTCCTCGCGGTGCAGTCGAGCATGAACCTGCGTGACACCGTGAGCGGTGCGGTGACGCTGATTCTCGCGGGCATTGCCAACTGGGCGGTCCAGGCCTTCCTGCTCGCGCTGATCCTCGCGCCGTTCGTGCGCTGA
- a CDS encoding AAA family ATPase has product MGRVLITGMSGTGKSSVIEELARRGFPAIDTDSDEWCEWVAEPGTGEPDWVWREDRMGDLLTRSHEPALFVSGCKSNQGKFYDRFEHVVLLSAPLEVMLARIARRTNNPYGKSEDEWRQIVHNVRFVEPLLRRGATLELDTSALTVPEVADRLVTLAQSR; this is encoded by the coding sequence GTGGGGCGGGTCCTGATCACCGGGATGTCCGGCACGGGCAAGTCCTCCGTCATCGAGGAGTTGGCGCGGCGCGGCTTTCCCGCCATCGACACCGACTCCGACGAGTGGTGCGAGTGGGTGGCCGAGCCGGGGACAGGCGAGCCGGACTGGGTGTGGCGGGAGGACCGGATGGGGGACCTCCTGACCAGGAGCCATGAGCCCGCCCTGTTCGTCAGCGGGTGCAAGAGCAATCAGGGAAAGTTCTACGACCGGTTCGAACATGTGGTCCTGCTCAGCGCCCCGCTGGAAGTGATGCTGGCTCGGATTGCCAGACGCACGAACAATCCGTACGGCAAGAGCGAGGACGAATGGCGGCAGATCGTCCACAACGTCCGTTTCGTCGAACCGCTCCTGCGGCGCGGGGCCACTCTGGAGCTGGACACCTCTGCCCTGACCGTGCCCGAGGTCGCGGATCGTCTCGTTACCCTGGCCCAGTCGAGGTAG
- a CDS encoding transglutaminase family protein: protein MRCEIRHTTEYRYKEPAWDSFNEVRLHPSNEARQTVRSFHLHVEPEAEITSHKDYFGALVHHVHVHEAHTFLKITAEAIVDTHPVPDPVPVPFSELRGVRGRYTEFLVPSPRVPAGEWPETFGVRRPLPHEDLPGYLMELTSHLHRRFTYAAGATSVSTPLAEFARHGRGVCQDFTHAMLAVARGLGVPARYVSGYLYSSGGMLGAEATHAWVECFLPGTGWLGYDPTNNCLARERHVKIGHGREYSDVSPVRGTYYGGGRGELDVDVRVYAEQ from the coding sequence ATGCGCTGCGAGATTCGACACACCACCGAGTACCGTTACAAGGAGCCCGCCTGGGACTCCTTCAACGAGGTGCGGCTGCACCCGTCGAACGAGGCGCGCCAGACCGTGCGGTCCTTTCACCTGCACGTCGAGCCCGAGGCCGAGATCACGTCCCACAAGGATTACTTCGGGGCGCTGGTACATCACGTCCACGTGCATGAGGCCCACACGTTCCTGAAGATCACGGCGGAGGCCATCGTGGACACCCACCCGGTGCCCGATCCGGTGCCGGTGCCTTTTTCGGAACTGCGCGGGGTGAGGGGCCGGTACACCGAATTCCTGGTGCCCAGCCCCCGGGTTCCGGCGGGCGAGTGGCCGGAGACGTTCGGGGTGCGGCGGCCCCTGCCCCACGAGGACCTGCCGGGGTACCTGATGGAGCTGACCTCCCACCTCCACCGCCGCTTCACCTACGCCGCGGGGGCCACGTCGGTGAGCACCCCGCTCGCCGAGTTCGCGCGCCATGGGCGGGGCGTCTGCCAGGACTTCACGCACGCGATGCTCGCCGTGGCGCGGGGGCTCGGCGTTCCCGCCCGCTACGTCAGCGGCTACCTGTACAGCAGCGGCGGGATGCTGGGGGCGGAGGCCACCCACGCCTGGGTCGAGTGCTTCCTGCCCGGTACGGGCTGGCTGGGCTACGACCCCACCAACAACTGCCTCGCCCGCGAGCGGCACGTCAAGATCGGCCACGGGCGCGAGTACAGCGACGTGTCCCCGGTGCGCGGCACCTATTACGGCGGCGGGCGGGGCGAACTCGACGTGGACGTGCGCGTTTACGCCGAGCAGTGA
- a CDS encoding alpha-E domain-containing protein produces MLLLSRLAENLFWIGRYVERAENTARLLNVNYYTSLEIGGRARESWRPLLEMTGGEAQLRAKYGRVDARSISAWLALDRDNPSSIASSVQRARENARGLRDRIPSEMWEAINRTYLNLCFQNEELLDRDGLFEYCAEARDASQFFFGIAFATLPRDEGWSFMRAGQMLERGDNMLRVLQSRYRNLEAADLSDPKQRAIQDQRWVSILKGASAYEAYRKRVHTGIDPVRIGEFLLLDEFFPRSVRYSAENLHDALTQIERHHPGAHPEVLRLSRWLVARLQYAGVTDILHEDNPALGELLGDFNRVGAAINAAYFQQE; encoded by the coding sequence ATGCTGCTGCTCTCACGCCTGGCCGAGAACCTCTTCTGGATCGGGCGGTACGTGGAACGCGCGGAAAACACCGCCCGGCTGCTGAACGTCAACTACTACACGTCGCTGGAGATTGGGGGCCGTGCCCGCGAGTCCTGGCGCCCCCTGCTGGAGATGACGGGCGGCGAGGCGCAGCTCCGGGCGAAGTACGGGCGGGTGGACGCGCGCTCGATCAGCGCGTGGCTGGCCCTCGACCGCGACAACCCGTCGAGCATCGCGTCGAGCGTTCAGCGCGCCCGCGAGAACGCCCGCGGCCTGCGCGACCGCATTCCCTCCGAGATGTGGGAGGCGATCAACCGCACGTACCTCAACCTGTGCTTCCAGAATGAGGAGCTGCTCGACCGCGACGGCCTGTTCGAATATTGCGCCGAAGCGCGCGACGCCTCGCAGTTCTTCTTCGGGATCGCCTTCGCCACCCTCCCGCGCGACGAGGGCTGGTCCTTCATGCGGGCGGGGCAGATGCTGGAGCGCGGCGACAACATGCTGCGCGTGCTGCAAAGCCGCTACCGCAACCTGGAGGCCGCCGACCTGAGCGACCCCAAGCAGCGCGCGATTCAGGACCAGCGCTGGGTCAGCATACTCAAGGGCGCGAGCGCTTACGAGGCGTACCGCAAGCGGGTCCACACCGGCATCGACCCCGTCCGCATCGGCGAGTTCCTGCTGCTGGACGAGTTCTTCCCCCGCAGCGTGCGCTACAGCGCCGAGAACCTGCACGACGCCCTGACCCAGATCGAGCGCCACCACCCCGGCGCCCACCCCGAGGTGCTGCGGCTCTCGCGCTGGCTGGTCGCCCGGCTGCAATACGCCGGGGTCACCGACATCCTCCACGAGGACAACCCGGCGCTGGGGGAGCTGCTGGGCGACTTCAACCGGGTCGGCGCGGCGATCAACGCCGCGTACTTTCAGCAGGAATGA
- a CDS encoding circularly permuted type 2 ATP-grasp protein yields the protein MRYEPGNRFFDEMFTPDGAVRPHYQGVQGYIDRQGVAEFQRRHRLLDLAFRNQGITFTVYGDAQGTERTFPFDPVPRIIPASEWAHLEAGLTQRVRALNAFLRDIYCDAQILGDGVIPAELVYTSAHFRREVHGLKVPQGLYTHIVGTDLIRDEKGEYLVLEDNLRSPSGVSYLLANRQAMTRIYPGMFEGQGVRPVGHYATALLALLQSVSPRENGTVVVLTPGMYNSAYFEHAYLAQQMGVELVEGRDLFVDGGRVWMRTTGGRQQVDVVYRRIDDDFLDPLTFRPDSALGVAGLVEVYRQGRVAIANAIGTGVADDKAVYAYVPDMIRYYLNEAPILNNVPTYLGWNADHLEHMLAHAGELVFKAVGEAGGYGMLLGPYATREEVETYLVKVRANPREFIAQPVVGLSRHPTFYPDTGLFEPAHVDLRPYILCGQEVTIVPGGLTRVALRRGSLVVNSSQGGGSKDTWVLDHDGPATPRGMSQLWHGDSQGQSQSQSQSQYQGGLGSAPGGQSQSQTQTGGGAQNQSQSQRYSQVGEDARGWGTPPEDTPTPEDAPGQHSFQQELEKDELGHAELDQRPHEGEDR from the coding sequence ATGAGGTACGAGCCGGGCAACAGGTTCTTCGACGAGATGTTCACGCCGGACGGGGCGGTGCGGCCCCACTACCAGGGCGTGCAGGGCTACATCGACCGCCAGGGGGTGGCCGAGTTCCAGCGGCGCCACCGCCTGCTGGACCTCGCGTTTCGCAACCAGGGCATCACCTTCACGGTGTACGGCGACGCGCAGGGCACCGAGCGGACCTTTCCCTTCGACCCGGTGCCGCGCATCATCCCGGCCTCCGAGTGGGCGCACCTGGAGGCGGGGCTGACCCAGCGGGTGCGGGCGCTGAACGCCTTCCTGCGCGACATCTACTGCGACGCGCAGATTCTGGGGGACGGGGTCATTCCCGCCGAACTCGTCTACACCTCCGCGCACTTCCGCCGCGAGGTGCATGGGCTGAAGGTGCCCCAGGGCCTCTACACCCACATCGTCGGCACGGACCTGATCCGCGACGAGAAGGGCGAGTACCTGGTGCTGGAGGACAACCTGCGGTCGCCCAGCGGCGTGTCGTACCTGCTCGCCAACCGCCAGGCGATGACCCGCATCTACCCCGGCATGTTCGAGGGCCAGGGGGTACGCCCGGTGGGGCACTACGCGACCGCCCTGCTCGCGCTCCTCCAGTCCGTCAGCCCGCGCGAGAACGGGACGGTCGTGGTGCTGACCCCCGGCATGTACAACTCCGCGTACTTCGAACACGCCTACCTCGCCCAGCAGATGGGGGTGGAACTCGTCGAGGGCCGCGACCTCTTCGTGGACGGGGGCCGGGTGTGGATGCGGACGACGGGCGGGCGGCAGCAGGTGGACGTGGTCTACCGCCGCATCGACGACGACTTCCTCGACCCCCTCACCTTCCGGCCCGACTCGGCGCTGGGGGTGGCCGGGCTGGTCGAGGTGTACCGCCAGGGCCGGGTGGCGATTGCGAACGCCATCGGCACGGGCGTGGCCGACGACAAGGCCGTGTACGCCTACGTGCCCGACATGATCCGCTACTACCTGAACGAGGCGCCGATCCTGAACAACGTGCCGACCTACCTGGGCTGGAATGCCGACCACCTGGAGCACATGCTCGCCCACGCGGGCGAACTCGTCTTCAAGGCGGTGGGCGAGGCGGGCGGGTACGGGATGCTGCTCGGCCCCTACGCGACGCGTGAGGAGGTGGAGACGTACCTCGTCAAGGTGCGGGCCAACCCGCGGGAGTTCATCGCGCAGCCGGTGGTCGGCCTGTCCCGGCACCCCACCTTTTACCCGGACACCGGGCTGTTCGAGCCCGCGCACGTGGACCTGCGGCCCTACATCCTGTGCGGGCAGGAGGTCACCATCGTGCCGGGCGGCCTGACGCGGGTGGCGCTGCGGCGGGGCTCGCTCGTGGTGAACTCGAGCCAGGGCGGCGGCTCCAAGGACACCTGGGTCCTCGACCACGACGGCCCGGCCACCCCGCGGGGCATGAGCCAGCTCTGGCACGGCGACTCGCAGGGGCAGTCGCAGAGCCAGTCGCAGAGCCAGTATCAGGGCGGGCTGGGGTCGGCGCCGGGGGGCCAGAGCCAATCGCAGACCCAGACGGGGGGCGGCGCCCAGAACCAGTCGCAGTCCCAGCGCTACAGCCAGGTGGGGGAGGACGCGCGGGGCTGGGGCACGCCGCCCGAGGACACGCCCACCCCGGAGGACGCGCCCGGCCAGCATTCCTTCCAGCAGGAGCTGGAGAAGGACGAACTGGGCCACGCCGAACTGGATCAGCGCCCGCACGAGGGGGAGGACCGCTGA
- a CDS encoding TerC/Alx family metal homeostasis membrane protein, producing the protein MEQTFSWLFDLWLGKPVWMWALFLTLVGGLLAFDLGVLGRRRAARTDGAGQEIGVKASLGLSAFYIAIALLFGGWVWLALGPESGMAYLTGFAVEKALALDNVFVISVIFAALAVPRHLQHRVLFWGILGVIVLRGLMIGLGAALVSNFAWVMWVFGAFLLLTGLRLLFVKGGHGAPDLERHPVVRALRRVMPISPRLDGERFVTRLPDAAGRMRLHATPLLLALLLVEAADLVFAVDSIPAIFAITQDPFIVYTSNIFAILGLRALYFALDALIHRFSALKPALALVLVFIGGKIFYNQFYGKLDPAISLGVTLIILGGGVALSLWRTRGKGARPAA; encoded by the coding sequence ATGGAGCAAACCTTCTCGTGGCTGTTTGACCTCTGGCTCGGCAAACCGGTGTGGATGTGGGCGCTGTTCCTGACGCTGGTGGGGGGCCTGCTCGCCTTCGACCTGGGGGTGCTGGGACGGCGCCGGGCTGCGCGGACGGACGGGGCCGGGCAGGAGATCGGCGTCAAGGCCAGCCTGGGGCTCAGCGCCTTTTACATCGCCATCGCGCTGCTGTTCGGCGGGTGGGTGTGGCTGGCGCTGGGGCCGGAGAGCGGCATGGCCTACCTGACCGGCTTCGCGGTGGAAAAGGCCCTCGCGCTCGACAACGTGTTCGTCATCAGCGTGATCTTCGCGGCGCTCGCGGTGCCCCGGCACCTGCAACACCGGGTCCTCTTCTGGGGCATTCTCGGCGTGATCGTGCTGCGCGGCCTCATGATCGGGCTGGGGGCCGCCCTGGTGAGCAACTTCGCCTGGGTGATGTGGGTGTTCGGCGCGTTCCTGCTGCTGACCGGGCTGCGGCTGCTGTTCGTGAAGGGGGGCCACGGGGCGCCCGACCTGGAGCGCCATCCCGTCGTCCGCGCCTTGCGCCGCGTCATGCCCATCAGCCCGAGGCTCGACGGCGAGCGTTTTGTCACCCGCCTGCCCGACGCCGCGGGCCGGATGCGCCTGCACGCCACGCCGCTGCTGCTCGCCCTCCTGCTCGTCGAGGCCGCCGACCTCGTGTTCGCGGTGGACTCCATCCCGGCGATCTTCGCGATCACCCAGGACCCCTTCATCGTGTACACGAGCAACATCTTCGCCATCCTGGGGCTGCGCGCCCTGTACTTCGCGCTCGACGCCCTGATCCACCGCTTCTCGGCCCTCAAGCCCGCGCTGGCGCTCGTGCTGGTGTTCATCGGCGGCAAGATTTTCTACAACCAGTTCTACGGCAAGCTCGACCCGGCGATCAGCCTGGGCGTGACCCTCATCATCCTGGGCGGCGGCGTGGCCCTCAGCCTGTGGAGGACGCGGGGGAAGGGGGCGCGGCCCGCGGCGTGA
- the mnhG gene encoding monovalent cation/H(+) antiporter subunit G, with protein MTDFYALRDIPILIGAFFVLTAAVGLVRFPDLYSRLHASSKLVTLGSAGIFLGVALELSDAAAFTRLAAVLLFQFLTTPLSAYLIAQAAYLRGLAPRLDGTDEWGALGQADQVAQADRETQRAMTAEGP; from the coding sequence ATGACCGACTTCTACGCGCTGCGGGACATCCCCATCCTGATCGGGGCGTTTTTCGTGCTCACCGCCGCTGTCGGATTGGTGAGGTTTCCCGACCTGTACTCGCGGCTGCACGCGAGCAGCAAGCTGGTCACGCTGGGCTCGGCGGGCATCTTCCTGGGGGTGGCGCTGGAGCTCTCGGACGCGGCGGCCTTCACGCGGCTGGCGGCGGTGCTGCTCTTCCAGTTCCTCACCACGCCGCTGAGTGCGTACCTGATCGCCCAGGCCGCCTACCTGCGGGGCCTCGCGCCGAGGCTGGACGGCACCGACGAGTGGGGCGCGTTGGGCCAGGCCGATCAAGTGGCCCAGGCAGACCGCGAAACCCAGCGGGCGATGACGGCGGAGGGGCCGTGA
- a CDS encoding monovalent cation/H+ antiporter complex subunit F produces MIVNLALGTVTLSVLLVAYRVLRGPSWGDRIMAFDFLSVNLVVLFTLIAVKTRLLVTLDAALVLSLLGFLSTVALTRYLLVGRVMR; encoded by the coding sequence GTGATCGTCAACCTCGCGCTCGGCACCGTCACCCTGTCCGTCCTGCTCGTCGCCTACCGGGTGCTGCGGGGTCCCTCCTGGGGCGACCGCATCATGGCCTTCGACTTCCTGAGCGTGAATCTGGTCGTGCTGTTCACCCTGATCGCCGTCAAGACCCGCCTCCTGGTGACGCTCGACGCCGCGCTCGTGCTGAGCCTGCTGGGCTTCCTGTCCACCGTGGCCCTGACGCGCTACCTGCTGGTGGGGCGGGTGATGAGGTGA
- a CDS encoding Na+/H+ antiporter subunit E — translation MRGFTLNLLLAVVWALFAGEVSTRELLIGFALGFAILALFPWALGTGEYVRRVFAGLSFLGFFLRELTAANVHVALLALRPRPELHPMIVAVPLRLRGDGALTFLAAVIGLTPGSLVLGFSPDRRVLYAHVIGAPSAESAHASILEVEERLLRVASPHPAPPEVHP, via the coding sequence GTGAGGGGCTTTACCCTCAACCTCCTGCTCGCCGTGGTGTGGGCGCTCTTCGCGGGGGAGGTCAGCACCCGGGAGCTGCTCATCGGCTTCGCGCTGGGCTTTGCCATCCTGGCGCTGTTTCCCTGGGCGCTGGGCACGGGCGAGTACGTCCGCCGGGTGTTCGCCGGGCTGAGCTTTCTGGGCTTCTTCCTACGCGAACTCACCGCGGCGAACGTTCACGTCGCCCTGCTCGCCCTGCGGCCCCGGCCCGAGCTTCACCCCATGATCGTGGCCGTGCCGCTGCGCCTGCGGGGCGACGGGGCGCTGACCTTCCTCGCCGCCGTCATCGGCCTGACGCCCGGCAGCTTGGTCCTGGGCTTCAGCCCGGACCGGCGCGTCCTCTACGCCCACGTCATCGGCGCGCCGAGCGCCGAGAGCGCCCACGCCTCCATCCTGGAGGTGGAGGAGCGCCTGCTGCGCGTCGCCTCGCCCCACCCCGCCCCCCCGGAGGTCCACCCGTGA